A section of the Leminorella richardii genome encodes:
- the dnaJ gene encoding molecular chaperone DnaJ: MAKKDYYEILGVGRDADEREIKKAYKRLAMKHHPDRNQGDKDSEEKFKEIKEAYEVLTDSQKKAAYDQYGHAAFEQGGMGGGGFGGGADFNDIFGDVFGDIFGGRRQRASRGADLQYTMTLTLEEAVRGVTKEIRIPTLAECDVCHGSGAKAGTSATTCSTCHGSGQVQMRQGFFAVQQTCPTCHGRGKIIKDPCNKCHGQGRVEKTKTLSVKIPAGVDTGDRIRLSGEGQAGENGAPAGDLYVQVQVKQHPIFERDGNNLYCEVPISFAMAALGGEIEVPTLDGRVNLKIPAETQTGKLFRMRGKGVKSVRGGSQGDLLCRVVVETPVKLNEKQKQLLKELDESLGGDKGSKNSPRSKSFFDGVKKFFDDLTG, translated from the coding sequence ATGGCAAAGAAAGACTATTATGAGATTCTGGGCGTAGGTCGCGATGCCGACGAGCGTGAAATCAAGAAGGCCTACAAGCGCCTAGCGATGAAGCATCACCCTGACCGCAATCAGGGCGACAAAGATTCCGAAGAGAAGTTTAAGGAAATCAAAGAGGCCTATGAGGTTCTTACTGACTCGCAGAAGAAAGCGGCCTACGATCAGTACGGCCATGCTGCCTTTGAACAGGGCGGTATGGGCGGCGGCGGCTTTGGCGGCGGCGCTGACTTTAACGATATCTTTGGCGACGTTTTCGGCGACATCTTTGGCGGCCGCCGTCAGCGCGCAAGCCGGGGTGCCGACCTTCAGTATACGATGACGCTCACGCTGGAAGAGGCGGTGCGCGGCGTGACCAAAGAGATCCGTATTCCAACGCTGGCTGAATGCGACGTGTGCCACGGCAGCGGTGCGAAGGCTGGAACCTCTGCAACGACCTGTAGTACCTGCCACGGCAGCGGCCAAGTGCAAATGCGTCAGGGCTTTTTCGCCGTACAGCAAACCTGTCCTACCTGTCACGGGCGCGGCAAGATCATTAAAGATCCCTGCAATAAGTGCCACGGTCAGGGGCGCGTTGAAAAGACCAAGACTCTGTCGGTCAAGATCCCTGCGGGTGTTGATACCGGCGACCGTATACGGTTATCCGGTGAAGGGCAGGCCGGTGAGAACGGCGCTCCGGCGGGCGATCTGTACGTTCAGGTTCAGGTTAAGCAGCACCCGATCTTTGAGCGGGACGGCAACAACCTCTACTGCGAAGTGCCTATCAGCTTTGCTATGGCGGCACTGGGCGGCGAGATTGAAGTACCGACGCTGGACGGTCGCGTCAACCTGAAGATCCCGGCAGAAACTCAAACGGGCAAGCTGTTCCGCATGCGCGGCAAAGGCGTGAAGTCCGTACGGGGCGGCAGTCAGGGTGACCTGCTGTGCAGGGTTGTGGTTGAAACCCCGGTTAAGCTGAACGAAAAGCAAAAGCAGCTGTTGAAAGAGCTGGATGAGTCCTTAGGGGGCGATAAAGGCTCGAAAAACAGTCCGCGTTCTAAGTCCTTTTTTGACGGCGTGAAGAAGTTTTTTGACGATTTGACCGGCTAG
- the satP gene encoding acetate uptake transporter: MHSIKLANPGPLGLMGFGMTTILLNIHNAGFFPVVTAIVAMGIFYGGIAQVIAGILEFKKGNTFGVTAFTSYGFFWLTLVGIWYLPGNDHVSSTDGTFLGIYLALWGVFTLFMFFGTLKANRALQFVFASLTVLFFMLAIGNITGNKGLLNIAGFEGIVCGASAIYLAMAEVLNEQFGRTVLPIGAPKGQSH; encoded by the coding sequence ATGCACTCAATTAAATTAGCGAACCCGGGTCCGTTAGGATTGATGGGATTTGGTATGACCACCATTCTGTTAAACATCCATAACGCGGGATTCTTTCCGGTAGTGACTGCTATCGTCGCCATGGGAATTTTTTACGGCGGCATCGCTCAGGTTATTGCCGGCATTTTAGAATTCAAGAAAGGCAACACTTTCGGCGTGACTGCTTTTACCTCTTACGGCTTTTTCTGGCTGACGCTGGTCGGCATTTGGTACCTGCCGGGTAACGACCACGTTTCCTCCACTGACGGCACTTTCCTGGGCATCTATCTTGCTCTGTGGGGCGTGTTTACACTGTTTATGTTCTTCGGCACCCTGAAAGCCAACCGCGCACTGCAGTTCGTTTTCGCCAGCCTGACCGTACTGTTCTTTATGCTTGCTATCGGCAACATTACCGGTAATAAAGGCCTGCTGAACATTGCTGGATTTGAAGGCATCGTCTGCGGCGCCAGCGCAATTTATCTGGCAATGGCGGAAGTGTTGAACGAGCAGTTCGGTCGCACCGTTCTGCCTATTGGCGCGCCAAAAGGTCAGTCACACTAG
- the ribF gene encoding bifunctional riboflavin kinase/FAD synthetase, which translates to MELIRGIHNLRPRHCGCVLTIGNFDGVHLGHRALLRQLKREGERLGLPTMVMIFEPQPMELFAPDKAPARLTRLRDKCQHLAEAGVDYLLCVKFDKAFADISAEEFISQLLVERLGVKFLTVGDDFRFGAGRLGDFSLLKEAGEQNGFSVTNTQSFCEGGKRISSTMIRQALRDDDLALAESLLGRPYGMSGRVVHGDELGRTIGFPTANLPMKRLVAPIKGVYAVEVTGLTPSPLPGVANIGTRPTVSGVRQQLEVHLLDVNMDLYGRHINVVIREKLRNEQRFASLEALKQQIENDVATARRFFGQTVRT; encoded by the coding sequence ATGGAGCTGATTCGCGGCATACATAACCTACGTCCCCGTCACTGCGGCTGCGTACTGACGATAGGGAACTTTGACGGCGTCCACCTGGGCCATCGGGCACTGCTGCGCCAGCTAAAGCGGGAGGGAGAACGTCTTGGCCTCCCGACGATGGTAATGATTTTTGAACCTCAGCCGATGGAGCTGTTTGCTCCGGACAAAGCGCCCGCCAGGCTGACACGGCTGCGGGATAAGTGCCAACACCTTGCAGAAGCGGGCGTTGACTACCTGCTGTGCGTCAAGTTTGACAAAGCGTTTGCCGACATCAGCGCAGAAGAGTTTATTTCTCAGTTGCTGGTTGAAAGGCTAGGTGTTAAGTTTTTGACCGTGGGCGACGATTTTCGCTTTGGTGCAGGCCGTCTGGGGGATTTCTCCCTGCTGAAAGAGGCTGGGGAGCAAAACGGCTTTTCGGTCACGAATACACAGAGCTTTTGTGAAGGCGGCAAGCGCATCAGCAGCACGATGATTCGTCAGGCGCTGCGCGATGACGATCTGGCACTGGCAGAATCTTTATTAGGGCGCCCTTACGGCATGAGCGGGCGAGTGGTGCACGGTGACGAATTAGGGCGCACAATCGGTTTCCCTACGGCTAATCTGCCGATGAAGCGGCTGGTTGCGCCGATAAAGGGTGTTTACGCCGTTGAAGTTACCGGGCTGACGCCGTCTCCGCTGCCTGGCGTGGCCAATATTGGCACACGCCCTACGGTGTCCGGCGTGCGTCAGCAGCTTGAAGTGCACCTGCTGGACGTCAATATGGATCTTTACGGCCGCCATATTAACGTTGTCATCAGAGAAAAGCTGCGCAACGAGCAGCGCTTTGCGTCGCTGGAGGCGCTAAAGCAACAGATTGAAAACGATGTCGCTACCGCCCGTCGGTTTTTTGGGCAGACGGTGCGGACTTAA
- the ttdR gene encoding L-tartrate utilization transcriptional activator TtdR, whose translation MALNQYPLPKDLQVLVEIVHCGSFSGAAEKLGQTPAFVTKRIHILESTLNTTLLNRSAHGVVLTESGRRCYDHALNVLSHMQTLVNDVTQMKTLPVGMIRIGCSFGFGRTHIAPAITELMRLYPELHIHFELFDRQIDLSRDGIDLDIRINDDIAENYIARRLAENKRILCAAPAYIEKHGLPSSLGELSGHDCLITKERDVTPGIWELKKGKDKKSVKISGHLSSNSGEIVLRWALEGKGVILRSEWDVMPFLERGELVRILPEYSQSANIWAVYQEPLYQSVKLQVCVEYLMEYCQRLFGHLDENVAERKSEGNIAI comes from the coding sequence ATGGCGTTAAATCAGTATCCGCTTCCTAAAGATCTTCAGGTTCTGGTGGAGATTGTGCACTGCGGCAGCTTTAGCGGCGCGGCGGAGAAGCTTGGGCAGACGCCCGCGTTTGTCACCAAGCGCATACATATCCTTGAGTCCACACTCAATACCACGCTGCTCAACCGTTCGGCTCACGGCGTGGTGTTAACGGAAAGCGGTAGGCGCTGCTATGACCACGCCCTGAACGTACTCAGTCACATGCAGACGCTGGTAAACGACGTTACGCAAATGAAAACCCTACCGGTTGGGATGATCCGCATCGGCTGTAGCTTTGGATTTGGGCGCACGCACATTGCTCCTGCGATTACCGAGCTGATGAGGCTCTACCCTGAGCTGCATATCCACTTTGAGCTGTTTGACCGGCAGATTGACCTAAGCCGGGACGGTATCGATCTGGATATCCGCATCAACGACGACATTGCGGAAAACTACATTGCACGTCGGCTAGCGGAGAATAAGCGAATTCTCTGTGCCGCACCGGCCTACATAGAAAAACACGGTTTGCCTAGCTCCCTCGGCGAGCTGTCTGGTCACGACTGTCTGATTACCAAAGAGCGGGACGTCACTCCCGGTATTTGGGAGCTGAAAAAGGGCAAAGATAAGAAGTCGGTAAAAATTTCCGGTCACCTTTCTTCCAACAGCGGGGAGATTGTTCTGCGCTGGGCGCTGGAGGGAAAAGGCGTGATTTTACGTTCAGAATGGGACGTAATGCCGTTCCTTGAACGGGGCGAGCTGGTGCGCATTCTTCCTGAGTATTCCCAGAGTGCTAACATTTGGGCTGTGTATCAGGAGCCGCTTTATCAGAGCGTTAAGCTGCAGGTTTGCGTTGAGTACCTGATGGAATACTGCCAGCGCCTGTTTGGCCATTTAGACGAGAATGTGGCAGAGCGAAAAAGTGAAGGAAATATAGCGATATAA
- the nhaA gene encoding Na+/H+ antiporter NhaA, giving the protein MTYYLRQFLKLEASGGILLILAAIAAMIVANSPLQAAYEGFLHLPIAFKAGTLEISHSLAHWINDGLMAIFFLVIGLEVKKELIEGSLAGRDKAMFPVVAAIGGMVIPALLYLAFNADNEVTRSGWAIPAATDIAFALGVMALLGNRVPTSLKAFLMALAIIDDLGAIVIIALFYTKTLSGIALAGAATAIAAMVLMNRCGVGNKIAYLAVGAVLWVFMLKSGVHATLAGVITGFFIPLSGRDSSRPLDSLIHQLHPWVTFLILPLFAFANAGVSLGGVTASSLVDALPLGIMAGLVVGKPLGIFGFCWLALKVKLVSLPPSINLKLIFPVSVLCGIGFTMSIFISSLAFEGQEDALMVYSRLGILLGSTLAAVLGYGMLKSALGRLHGKAAA; this is encoded by the coding sequence ATGACTTACTATTTACGCCAGTTTCTCAAGCTGGAGGCTTCCGGCGGTATTTTGCTGATTTTAGCAGCTATAGCAGCAATGATTGTCGCTAATTCCCCTCTACAGGCAGCGTATGAAGGCTTTTTGCATCTTCCCATCGCATTTAAGGCGGGAACTCTGGAAATAAGTCATTCACTGGCGCATTGGATTAACGATGGCCTGATGGCGATCTTTTTTCTGGTGATTGGTCTGGAAGTGAAAAAAGAGCTGATTGAAGGCTCGCTGGCTGGCAGAGACAAAGCGATGTTTCCCGTCGTGGCGGCCATTGGCGGAATGGTAATACCGGCTCTGCTTTACCTAGCGTTTAACGCAGACAATGAGGTAACGCGCAGCGGGTGGGCGATACCGGCGGCTACCGATATCGCGTTTGCTTTAGGGGTCATGGCGCTGCTGGGCAACCGAGTTCCAACCAGCCTGAAGGCGTTTTTAATGGCGCTGGCGATTATTGATGACTTGGGCGCGATTGTGATTATTGCCCTGTTTTATACCAAGACGCTTTCCGGTATTGCGCTGGCAGGTGCTGCGACCGCGATTGCCGCCATGGTGCTGATGAACCGATGCGGAGTTGGCAATAAGATAGCCTATCTGGCAGTGGGAGCCGTACTGTGGGTATTTATGCTGAAGTCTGGCGTACACGCAACGCTGGCGGGGGTTATCACTGGGTTCTTTATTCCGCTCAGCGGCAGAGACAGCAGCAGGCCGCTGGATAGCCTTATTCACCAGCTTCACCCGTGGGTGACGTTTCTGATCCTGCCTTTGTTTGCTTTCGCAAATGCAGGAGTGTCGCTGGGTGGGGTAACGGCATCGTCTCTGGTCGATGCGCTACCTCTTGGCATCATGGCAGGTCTGGTAGTGGGCAAGCCGCTGGGTATCTTTGGCTTTTGCTGGCTGGCGCTTAAGGTCAAGCTGGTTTCCTTGCCGCCGTCCATTAATCTGAAGCTGATTTTTCCGGTTTCAGTGCTGTGCGGTATCGGCTTTACTATGTCTATCTTTATCTCCTCTTTGGCATTTGAAGGGCAAGAGGATGCACTGATGGTATATTCGAGGTTAGGGATCCTGCTGGGCTCAACGCTGGCTGCGGTGCTGGGCTATGGAATGTTGAAGTCGGCGCTTGGTCGTTTACATGGGAAGGCTGCGGCATAA
- the rpsT gene encoding 30S ribosomal protein S20, whose product MANIKSAKKRAIQSEARRKHNASRRSMMRTFIKKVRMAIESGDKAAAVAAFSEMQPIVDRQAAKGLIHKNKAARHKSHLSAQISAMQ is encoded by the coding sequence TTGGCTAATATCAAATCAGCTAAGAAACGCGCCATCCAGTCTGAAGCGCGCCGCAAGCACAATGCAAGCCGCCGCTCAATGATGCGTACCTTTATCAAGAAAGTACGTATGGCGATCGAATCAGGTGACAAAGCTGCTGCAGTAGCTGCGTTCAGTGAAATGCAACCAATTGTTGACCGTCAGGCAGCAAAAGGCTTAATTCACAAGAACAAAGCTGCACGTCATAAGTCACACCTGAGTGCACAAATCAGCGCTATGCAGTAA